A genomic window from Serratia liquefaciens includes:
- a CDS encoding PAS domain S-box protein, giving the protein MSQSILANETNRSQLQQIISGLSEGVILAEVDQTILWANEAALSMHGLSKLSQLGATGREYGERFALRYRNNHPLTPEQYPINRVANGETFSDVLVEVRPVNESEYLWVHRLRSLVITDGQGQPELLVLILSDATEWASAEQRFEKTFNANPAPAVICSLSDLRYIKVNQGFLDMTGYTRDQVMGTSVYALDVLEQAERKEQAVQLLSEGATIPQMQAELKLPAGGTKLVIVAGQPLDINEEDCMLFTFTDLEPRRKAESALRESEERFAKSFRLSPVPTLVCTADKQRVLDVNEAFMKTTGYAAEELIGKTVEEINVIDGQGECRRLFATLEKNGNVENQDVKIRKKGNEIIDCVASADAVSLQDARCYLLVLMDITERKRSELDLVAAIEEVMQDASWFSQTLLEKLANVKSINKPNLAGFSFTDLTARERDVLGLICEGLPDKKIAARLNLAPNTVRNHVATVYSKLDVHSRSEAIVWARERGLFAGERSSKNGK; this is encoded by the coding sequence ATGAGTCAGTCCATCCTTGCCAACGAAACTAACCGTAGCCAGCTACAACAGATCATCTCAGGGTTGTCCGAAGGGGTGATCCTGGCCGAGGTCGACCAGACCATTCTGTGGGCTAACGAGGCGGCACTGAGCATGCATGGGCTGAGTAAACTGAGTCAATTGGGGGCGACTGGTCGTGAGTATGGCGAGCGCTTTGCCTTGCGTTATCGCAACAATCACCCTTTGACGCCGGAACAGTATCCGATTAACCGGGTCGCCAACGGTGAAACCTTCAGCGACGTGCTGGTCGAGGTTCGGCCGGTCAATGAATCGGAATACCTGTGGGTTCACCGTTTACGCAGCCTGGTGATCACCGATGGTCAAGGGCAGCCTGAATTGCTGGTTTTGATCCTGAGCGACGCCACCGAGTGGGCCAGTGCCGAGCAGCGCTTCGAAAAGACCTTCAACGCCAACCCGGCACCGGCGGTGATCTGTAGCCTGAGCGACCTGCGCTATATCAAAGTCAATCAGGGGTTCCTCGATATGACGGGCTACACTCGCGATCAGGTGATGGGCACTTCGGTGTATGCGCTGGATGTTCTGGAACAGGCGGAACGCAAGGAGCAGGCGGTGCAATTGCTGAGCGAAGGGGCGACCATTCCGCAGATGCAGGCCGAACTGAAACTGCCGGCCGGCGGAACCAAGCTGGTGATCGTCGCCGGCCAGCCGCTGGACATCAATGAAGAAGATTGCATGCTGTTTACCTTTACCGATCTCGAACCTCGTCGCAAGGCAGAGTCGGCGTTGCGCGAGAGTGAAGAGCGATTTGCCAAGTCCTTTCGTCTAAGTCCGGTGCCCACGCTGGTGTGCACGGCGGACAAGCAGCGGGTGCTGGATGTCAATGAAGCCTTTATGAAGACCACCGGCTACGCCGCCGAGGAGTTAATCGGCAAGACGGTCGAAGAGATCAATGTTATCGATGGGCAAGGGGAATGCCGGCGCTTGTTTGCCACGTTGGAAAAAAACGGCAACGTCGAGAATCAGGATGTCAAAATACGCAAAAAGGGCAATGAAATCATAGACTGCGTGGCGTCAGCGGATGCCGTGAGCCTTCAGGATGCCCGCTGTTATCTCCTGGTATTGATGGATATTACCGAACGCAAACGTTCTGAGCTTGATCTGGTGGCTGCCATCGAAGAAGTGATGCAAGACGCTTCCTGGTTCAGCCAGACATTGCTCGAAAAACTGGCCAATGTAAAAAGTATCAATAAGCCTAACCTGGCGGGTTTTTCCTTCACCGATCTTACCGCCCGCGAGCGCGACGTATTGGGGTTGATTTGTGAGGGGCTGCCGGACAAAAAGATCGCCGCGCGCCTCAATCTTGCCCCGAATACGGTGCGTAATCATGTGGCTACGGTCTATTCCAAACTCGATGTCCACAGCCGTAGCGAAGCCATCGTCTGGGCCAGAGAGCGGGGGCTGTTTGCCGGTGAACGATCGTCCAAAAATGGAAAGTAG
- a CDS encoding MerR family transcriptional regulator — protein MKIGELAERSGIAASAIRYYEQQGLLPKASRSANGYRVYSEASLERLHLIQIGQNLGFALDTIRGVLSLEGMAYQDSLMQNLDARLEEIERMMATLSSQRETLMDTKRKLKESGLQGICSEINSSVKVTMSR, from the coding sequence ATGAAAATAGGGGAATTGGCAGAGCGATCGGGAATCGCCGCATCGGCCATACGTTACTATGAGCAACAGGGCTTATTGCCTAAAGCATCGCGCAGCGCTAACGGATACCGTGTTTATAGCGAGGCCTCGCTGGAGCGTTTGCATCTTATCCAGATCGGACAAAATCTGGGTTTTGCGCTGGATACGATCCGCGGCGTGCTGTCGCTGGAAGGTATGGCGTACCAGGACAGCCTTATGCAGAATCTTGATGCACGGCTTGAGGAGATTGAACGCATGATGGCGACGCTGAGTAGCCAGCGGGAAACTCTGATGGACACCAAACGCAAACTGAAGGAATCGGGATTGCAGGGCATATGCTCAGAAATAAACAGCTCTGTTAAGGTGACAATGTCACGGTGA
- a CDS encoding ABC transporter six-transmembrane domain-containing protein, with translation MKALQNPKPAAVARAPSAILTLKLLAHRHARKLVMTLLLVVAENITYLLYPLLAGFAINAIIAGKALHAVLYALMVFIMWAIGAARRSVDTRTFARIYAELAVPVIVAQRRDNHSASTIAARVALSREFIDFFEKHLPTLITSLASITGAAIMLLVIEFWTGVACLAILVFFAFFLPGYTRRNEALFVKLNDRLEKEVNFVSAASRISLARHYGVLARLRIKLSDREALGFLSIGTVIALLFGMTILSMSLSSTPNAGHIYSVMTYMWMFAMSLDDGPQLLEKYSQLKDIGKRINTGLI, from the coding sequence ATGAAAGCCTTACAAAACCCTAAACCTGCCGCCGTTGCCCGGGCACCTAGCGCTATTTTGACGTTGAAGCTGCTTGCTCACCGCCATGCCAGGAAGCTGGTCATGACATTATTACTTGTCGTGGCAGAGAACATTACCTACCTGCTCTACCCTCTGTTGGCGGGCTTTGCCATTAACGCCATTATTGCCGGCAAGGCTTTACACGCCGTGTTGTATGCATTGATGGTTTTTATCATGTGGGCCATTGGCGCGGCCCGCCGCAGCGTAGATACTCGCACTTTTGCCAGAATTTATGCTGAGCTTGCGGTGCCGGTGATTGTTGCCCAGCGTCGGGACAACCACAGTGCTTCAACCATCGCCGCACGCGTTGCCCTGTCGCGCGAGTTTATCGACTTTTTTGAAAAGCACCTGCCGACGCTGATTACCTCGCTGGCATCTATCACTGGTGCGGCGATCATGCTGTTGGTGATTGAGTTTTGGACCGGTGTGGCCTGCCTGGCCATCTTGGTGTTTTTCGCATTCTTCTTACCGGGTTACACCCGCAGGAATGAGGCGCTGTTCGTTAAACTTAACGATCGTCTTGAAAAAGAGGTGAATTTTGTCAGTGCGGCATCCAGGATTTCCCTGGCTCGACATTATGGCGTGCTGGCCAGGCTACGCATAAAGCTGTCCGATCGTGAGGCATTGGGATTCCTGTCCATCGGTACGGTAATAGCGCTACTGTTCGGCATGACCATCCTCAGCATGTCGCTTAGCAGCACGCCAAATGCCGGTCATATTTACTCGGTGATGACCTATATGTGGATGTTTGCGATGAGCCTTGATGATGGGCCTCAACTGCTTGAAAAATACTCCCAGCTCAAGGACATAGGTAAAAGAATCAATACCGGCCTTATCTGA
- a CDS encoding Glu/Leu/Phe/Val dehydrogenase dimerization domain-containing protein — protein sequence MSVTNALLNTRNHYQVETVEVDDETSFTLAYSSQIKLLPANGGIRWRAYASRQLQEEEAIMLAQRMSLKHGLYNTGFSGGKIVVNSKRSPKEQPAVLEAIGELLNRYGGTMFTGCDINTGNREMDYLRQFTPWILNAMDSPQVDTSVATGYGVWSSIKKVLILRLNHLSRARVAIHGMGKVGSEVAKQCLLFGCEVVGYDINPAAVFPDGVQRVTEDQLLWQPSDVLCIASLSGILTLENVELLNTRWVISSANSPFGNLQAEQRLLARGVHYLPDYVSNAGAVICDSIEMAFTERYNQMNQEQVNAYVHSVIGAKTEELLQRAHLLDCDVGRLLQPIKSALMVA from the coding sequence ATGTCAGTAACCAATGCATTGCTGAATACGCGTAATCACTATCAGGTTGAGACGGTTGAGGTTGATGACGAGACTTCATTTACCCTGGCCTATTCATCACAAATAAAGCTGTTGCCGGCCAATGGCGGTATTCGTTGGCGAGCCTATGCTTCGCGCCAACTGCAGGAAGAAGAGGCGATCATGTTGGCCCAGCGCATGTCACTGAAACATGGCCTGTATAACACCGGTTTCAGCGGCGGGAAAATTGTGGTGAACAGTAAACGCTCACCTAAAGAACAGCCTGCCGTGCTGGAAGCGATTGGTGAATTGCTCAATCGCTATGGTGGTACCATGTTTACCGGCTGCGATATTAATACCGGCAACCGGGAAATGGACTATCTGCGCCAGTTTACCCCCTGGATCCTCAATGCGATGGACAGCCCTCAGGTGGATACTTCGGTCGCAACCGGTTATGGCGTCTGGAGCTCAATCAAGAAGGTGTTGATACTCCGCTTAAATCATCTTTCCCGAGCGCGAGTGGCCATCCATGGCATGGGAAAAGTGGGATCCGAGGTCGCAAAACAGTGCCTGCTGTTCGGCTGTGAGGTGGTGGGCTACGACATCAATCCCGCAGCTGTTTTCCCGGACGGTGTCCAACGCGTTACGGAAGATCAACTTTTATGGCAGCCAAGCGATGTGCTTTGCATTGCCTCACTTTCCGGCATTTTAACGTTAGAAAACGTTGAATTGCTGAATACACGTTGGGTGATCAGCAGCGCCAATTCGCCATTTGGCAACCTTCAGGCTGAACAACGCTTATTGGCACGGGGCGTTCATTACTTGCCCGATTATGTCAGTAACGCCGGGGCGGTGATTTGCGACAGCATTGAAATGGCCTTTACCGAGCGATACAACCAGATGAATCAGGAGCAGGTCAATGCCTACGTTCATTCGGTTATCGGCGCCAAAACGGAGGAGCTGCTGCAACGCGCCCATTTGTTGGATTGTGATGTCGGCCGATTGCTGCAACCGATAAAGTCAGCGTTGATGGTGGCGTAA
- a CDS encoding DUF4440 domain-containing protein produces MTGSRQLLPVIQSLECQLHSPAIRNNVKAVDELLHVDFEEIGRSGQCYNRQQTVTALERESSQVSILAEEFKLSIISHGTVLLTYRSFQRDADGGISRHALRSSLWLLSDNRWQIRFHQATPAEDSR; encoded by the coding sequence TTGACCGGTTCCAGACAGCTTCTACCGGTGATCCAGTCACTGGAGTGTCAGCTTCATTCGCCAGCAATACGCAACAATGTGAAGGCCGTTGACGAATTACTGCATGTGGATTTTGAAGAAATTGGTCGTTCAGGACAATGCTATAACCGGCAGCAAACCGTTACGGCGCTTGAAAGAGAAAGCAGCCAGGTTTCAATTCTCGCTGAAGAGTTCAAACTGTCCATCATTTCTCACGGCACAGTATTGCTTACATACCGAAGTTTTCAACGTGACGCTGATGGCGGGATTAGCCGACACGCGCTGCGATCGTCACTATGGTTGTTATCAGATAATCGCTGGCAGATACGGTTTCATCAGGCTACGCCAGCGGAGGATTCTCGGTGA
- the dsdX gene encoding D-serine transporter DsdX, whose protein sequence is MDSHIWVAVTLIASIALIILTIVKFKFHPFLALLLASFFVGGMMGMGPIDMVNAIENGIGSTLGFLAAVIGLGTILGKMMEVSGAAERIGIALQRCRWLSVDVIMVLVGLVCGITLFVEVGVVLLIPLAFSIARKTGTSLLKLAIPLCTALMAVHCVVPPHPAALFVTNKLGADVGTVIVYGLLVGLTASLVGGPLFLKMLGKRLPFKPVPPEFSNLTVREEHELPSLRATLFTVLLPIVLMLVKTVAELNLAKEGRLFGLMEFIGNPIIAMFIAVFVAYYVLGIRRHMGMSTLLRHTETGFSSIANILLIIGAGGAFNSILKASGLADTLALMLSNLHMHPILLAWLVALILHAAVGSATVAMMGATAIVAPMLALYPNVSPEIVTIAIGSGAIGCTIVTDSLFWLVKQYCGATLNETFKYYTTATFIASVLALGMTFLLSYII, encoded by the coding sequence ATGGATTCACACATTTGGGTTGCCGTCACGCTGATCGCCAGTATTGCACTCATCATTTTGACCATCGTAAAGTTCAAATTTCATCCTTTTTTGGCGTTGTTGTTAGCGAGCTTTTTTGTCGGTGGCATGATGGGAATGGGCCCGATTGATATGGTCAATGCCATTGAAAACGGCATTGGCAGCACGCTAGGATTCCTGGCCGCGGTGATTGGGCTGGGCACCATTCTTGGCAAGATGATGGAGGTTTCCGGTGCGGCAGAACGCATTGGTATTGCGCTGCAGCGCTGCCGCTGGCTTTCCGTTGACGTCATTATGGTGTTGGTAGGTTTAGTTTGCGGCATCACACTGTTTGTCGAAGTCGGCGTGGTGTTATTGATCCCACTGGCTTTCTCCATCGCCAGAAAAACCGGCACCTCGCTGCTAAAGCTGGCCATACCGCTTTGTACTGCATTGATGGCAGTGCATTGCGTCGTTCCTCCACATCCTGCGGCGCTGTTTGTGACCAATAAGCTGGGTGCAGACGTGGGAACGGTGATTGTTTACGGTCTTCTCGTCGGGTTAACGGCGTCTCTGGTCGGAGGGCCGTTATTCTTAAAGATGCTGGGGAAACGCTTGCCGTTTAAGCCGGTACCGCCAGAATTTTCCAATCTGACCGTACGAGAAGAGCATGAGCTGCCTTCGCTGCGGGCAACGTTGTTTACGGTTTTATTGCCGATTGTGCTGATGTTGGTGAAGACGGTAGCGGAGTTGAACCTGGCTAAAGAAGGGCGCCTGTTTGGCCTGATGGAGTTTATTGGCAACCCGATTATCGCCATGTTTATTGCCGTGTTTGTGGCCTATTACGTTCTGGGTATCCGCCGTCATATGGGGATGAGTACGCTGCTGCGCCACACGGAAACGGGTTTTTCTTCGATAGCCAATATCTTGCTGATCATCGGCGCGGGCGGGGCCTTCAACAGCATATTGAAGGCCAGCGGTTTGGCGGACACCCTGGCGTTAATGCTCTCCAACCTGCATATGCACCCGATCCTGTTGGCGTGGTTAGTCGCACTTATTCTTCATGCGGCAGTGGGTTCCGCCACCGTTGCCATGATGGGAGCAACGGCCATTGTCGCACCGATGTTAGCGCTCTATCCTAACGTCAGCCCGGAGATTGTGACCATTGCCATCGGCTCTGGCGCTATCGGTTGCACCATAGTGACCGATTCGTTGTTCTGGCTGGTGAAACAGTATTGCGGCGCAACGCTCAATGAAACGTTCAAGTACTACACCACGGCAACGTTTATCGCTTCGGTGCTGGCTTTGGGGATGACCTTTTTACTTTCATACATTATCTAA
- a CDS encoding CsbD family protein, whose amino-acid sequence MNSDKINGVMDKVVGKAQEVTGDVTGDERLQAEGSTRYVAGALQEKYGDAVSCVSDLVKKKPLTTVAIFAGVSLLAGLLLRRR is encoded by the coding sequence ATGAACAGCGATAAAATCAACGGCGTGATGGATAAAGTGGTAGGCAAGGCGCAGGAAGTAACCGGTGATGTTACCGGCGATGAGCGTTTGCAGGCTGAGGGATCTACCCGCTATGTTGCCGGTGCATTACAAGAAAAATATGGCGATGCTGTCAGCTGCGTCAGCGATCTGGTCAAGAAGAAACCCCTCACTACGGTAGCGATTTTTGCCGGCGTGAGCCTGTTGGCGGGCCTGCTGCTACGTCGCCGCTAA
- a CDS encoding NADH:flavin oxidoreductase/NADH oxidase family protein, with protein sequence MMFTPLTLPNGSILPNRLAKAAMEENMADDGQVPGPALHRLYQRWTQGGVGLIITGNVMIDGRAMTGPGGVALEANTPLAPFKVWAKSARQNGAQVWMQINHPGRQVMASMGGEAWAPSAVPVEMGKHSKLFAQPTAMSQAQIDEVIERFAATAYAAEQAGFTGVQIHAAHGYLLSQFLSPLTNKRGDQWGGSLANRARLLLDVVRAVRERVSPGFCVSIKLNSADFQRGGFSEEDAQQVILLLNDLPVDLIELSGGSYESPAMQGNAADGRTLAREAYFLEFARDLAAIAHMPVMTTGGIARKSVAQQVLDSGVAVAGIATAMAQIPDLPLQWKAGNEPYALPKPVKWKNKTMAALARMALITRRLRALGEGRTRASRYSPLFTLIASQLRTKRITRRYREWRQQRA encoded by the coding sequence ATGATGTTCACCCCGCTCACCCTGCCCAACGGCAGCATCCTTCCCAACCGCCTGGCAAAAGCCGCGATGGAAGAAAACATGGCTGACGACGGCCAAGTGCCTGGCCCGGCATTGCATCGTCTATATCAGCGCTGGACGCAAGGTGGTGTTGGCTTGATCATTACCGGCAATGTCATGATCGACGGCCGTGCAATGACCGGACCCGGTGGCGTGGCACTTGAAGCAAATACCCCGCTGGCTCCCTTTAAGGTTTGGGCTAAATCCGCACGCCAAAACGGTGCGCAGGTCTGGATGCAGATCAACCATCCGGGCCGCCAGGTCATGGCGAGCATGGGTGGCGAAGCCTGGGCGCCGTCGGCCGTTCCCGTGGAAATGGGTAAGCACAGCAAGTTATTCGCACAGCCGACGGCCATGAGCCAAGCGCAGATTGACGAGGTGATCGAACGTTTTGCTGCCACCGCTTACGCTGCTGAACAGGCTGGATTTACTGGCGTACAGATCCACGCAGCACATGGCTATCTGCTCTCTCAGTTCTTGTCTCCTTTGACCAATAAGCGTGGCGATCAATGGGGTGGCAGCCTCGCTAACCGCGCTCGCTTGCTGTTAGACGTCGTACGAGCCGTGCGTGAACGTGTCTCGCCTGGGTTTTGCGTTTCGATTAAGCTGAACTCGGCAGATTTTCAGCGTGGCGGCTTCTCTGAAGAGGATGCGCAACAAGTGATTTTGTTGCTGAATGACTTGCCTGTCGACCTGATTGAACTGTCGGGCGGCAGCTACGAAAGCCCGGCGATGCAGGGCAACGCCGCTGATGGCCGGACATTGGCGCGCGAAGCCTATTTTTTGGAGTTTGCCCGCGATCTGGCCGCCATTGCGCACATGCCGGTAATGACGACGGGTGGAATTGCCCGCAAATCCGTGGCGCAACAGGTGCTGGACAGCGGCGTCGCCGTGGCGGGAATCGCAACAGCCATGGCGCAAATTCCTGACCTGCCGCTCCAGTGGAAAGCCGGCAATGAACCTTATGCGTTGCCAAAACCGGTAAAGTGGAAAAATAAAACCATGGCCGCCCTAGCTCGAATGGCTTTAATCACGCGCCGCCTGCGTGCACTGGGTGAAGGGCGTACTCGTGCTAGCCGTTATTCGCCACTGTTTACATTAATCGCCAGCCAGTTACGTACCAAGCGCATCACCCGTCGTTATCGTGAATGGCGCCAACAGCGGGCCTAA
- a CDS encoding type I polyketide synthase, with protein MQQVNHPEQQVALVGMACRFPGAEDIDSWWHNLINGVESLVRVDKVDIAADNGQYVPVAAPLSGDVTRFDAGFFGLSAREALLMDPQHRLFLECAWHALEDAGVTPGDLVDTGLFAGCSSSDYLRQAQQSALFQQLDPSAFEQQIACDKDYLTSRVAWHLGIGGPVCNVQAACATSLVAVYEAVQALRSGRCRLALAGACTLRIPQREGYFSQQGMVFSTDGHCRPFAADASGTVFGSGVAVVVLKRLQDALTDGDEIIAVIQGVAMNNDGARKVSFTTTSLHGQQRLLRQAMDDARLEPEDFRAIEAHGTGTLAGDPIEFEALNTVFRERTDQRGFCAIGAVKANVGHLETCAGMAGLIKAALQIRHGWITPQINFSRANPAIPLNDSPFEFLGSAQPWSANDRRHAIGVSAFGIGGTNAHVILTRPPQRTRRREASSSLMANVVPISAQSEQAWHRLVKRYLQLPAAADNVQLAWSAQSGRKSLRYRGTLQIDEEGILSVKENVADIGKGRLNVVFQFPGQGSQFIGMARELMTQDAVFRDLMAEKLRILNQHAGLDISSLFNGEAAPETINNTAVTQPALIAVEIALAELLMHYDIKPDWVLGHSLGEIAAAWAAGAFSSEAALVFAAQRGRLMASLAPGMMLAVELSAQQCQPWLNADISLAAANSENGCVLSGSQTAVSACEQALRAEGIRCKALAVSHAFHSALMDPALNDLAAIAPEPNESAPAARYISALLGSEISLSEMDAHYWARHAREPVAYHLALQQIPQRGKTLFIEVGPGSTLTALAAQLKSAGATTAVRTLPRRDEAQSESAVWSQALQKIWRASVNINWQRLWASPPSRIALPMYPFDPTQWWLGEHDLHGPDAERNATAATDKSDPTMESVWRIWASVTGLRPDSNHCDFFDAGGQSLMALRLIALIEQEFAQVISMADFLRRPTPWGIRQHLEPVGAVEQKSN; from the coding sequence ATGCAGCAGGTGAACCACCCTGAACAGCAGGTTGCCTTGGTGGGCATGGCCTGTCGTTTTCCTGGGGCCGAAGATATCGATAGCTGGTGGCATAACCTGATCAATGGCGTTGAGTCATTGGTTCGGGTCGATAAGGTGGATATTGCCGCTGATAACGGGCAATACGTGCCCGTCGCGGCACCCTTGTCTGGTGACGTGACTCGCTTTGACGCGGGTTTCTTTGGCCTGAGCGCTCGCGAGGCGTTACTGATGGATCCGCAGCATCGCTTGTTTCTGGAATGCGCATGGCACGCACTCGAAGATGCCGGCGTGACGCCAGGGGATCTTGTCGATACCGGGCTGTTTGCCGGCTGCAGCAGCTCCGATTATTTACGTCAGGCGCAGCAATCGGCACTGTTTCAGCAGTTGGACCCTTCTGCATTCGAGCAGCAAATTGCCTGCGACAAAGATTACCTCACCAGTCGAGTGGCCTGGCATCTGGGCATCGGGGGGCCGGTGTGCAATGTGCAAGCTGCCTGTGCCACTTCACTGGTGGCGGTTTACGAGGCCGTTCAGGCGTTGCGAAGTGGGCGTTGCCGTTTGGCATTGGCCGGTGCCTGCACGCTGCGGATCCCGCAAAGGGAAGGCTACTTTTCCCAGCAAGGCATGGTGTTTTCAACCGATGGCCATTGCCGGCCTTTTGCTGCGGACGCCAGCGGTACGGTATTCGGCAGCGGCGTTGCCGTGGTGGTCCTGAAGCGCCTGCAGGACGCGCTGACGGACGGCGATGAAATTATCGCCGTGATTCAGGGGGTGGCGATGAATAATGACGGCGCGCGTAAAGTCAGTTTCACCACCACCAGTCTGCACGGTCAGCAACGTCTGTTAAGGCAGGCGATGGACGATGCGCGTCTGGAACCGGAGGATTTTCGCGCCATCGAAGCTCATGGCACAGGAACGCTGGCCGGCGATCCTATTGAGTTTGAAGCACTTAATACCGTTTTCCGTGAACGGACTGACCAACGAGGTTTTTGCGCAATCGGTGCAGTAAAAGCCAATGTCGGTCATTTGGAAACCTGTGCGGGGATGGCAGGGCTGATTAAGGCAGCGCTGCAAATCCGCCATGGGTGGATCACGCCACAAATAAATTTTTCTCGCGCAAATCCGGCGATCCCGCTGAATGATAGCCCATTTGAATTTCTTGGCTCAGCGCAACCCTGGTCAGCAAACGACAGGCGTCATGCCATTGGCGTCAGTGCCTTCGGCATTGGCGGAACCAATGCGCACGTGATTCTGACTCGACCACCACAAAGGACCAGGCGGCGTGAAGCCAGTTCGTCACTGATGGCCAACGTGGTGCCGATCAGTGCGCAGTCCGAACAGGCCTGGCACCGTTTGGTCAAACGTTACCTGCAGCTTCCGGCTGCGGCTGACAATGTTCAACTGGCATGGAGTGCGCAGAGTGGCAGAAAGTCTTTGCGCTACCGCGGCACGCTGCAAATCGATGAAGAGGGCATATTGAGCGTGAAAGAAAACGTTGCAGATATCGGTAAAGGGCGTCTCAACGTGGTTTTCCAGTTCCCCGGTCAGGGCAGCCAGTTTATCGGTATGGCCAGAGAATTGATGACGCAAGATGCGGTATTCCGTGATCTGATGGCCGAAAAGCTGCGCATCCTCAATCAGCATGCGGGGCTGGACATCTCCAGCCTGTTTAACGGCGAGGCGGCACCGGAAACCATCAATAACACTGCCGTTACGCAACCGGCATTGATAGCGGTTGAAATTGCCTTGGCCGAACTGTTGATGCATTACGACATTAAACCCGATTGGGTACTGGGGCACAGCCTCGGCGAAATTGCCGCCGCATGGGCCGCAGGTGCCTTTTCTTCAGAGGCTGCGTTGGTATTTGCGGCCCAACGTGGGCGGCTGATGGCATCGCTTGCGCCGGGCATGATGTTAGCCGTGGAGTTGAGTGCTCAGCAGTGCCAACCCTGGCTCAATGCGGATATTTCACTGGCGGCGGCAAACAGCGAAAACGGTTGTGTGCTCTCGGGCAGTCAAACCGCAGTCAGTGCCTGTGAACAGGCACTGCGCGCAGAAGGTATTCGTTGCAAAGCCTTGGCCGTTTCCCATGCCTTCCATTCGGCCCTGATGGATCCGGCGCTAAACGATTTGGCAGCTATCGCGCCGGAGCCAAACGAGAGCGCACCTGCTGCACGTTATATTTCCGCACTGCTTGGCTCGGAGATTAGCTTGTCGGAAATGGATGCGCATTATTGGGCTCGTCATGCCCGAGAACCTGTGGCCTATCACCTTGCGTTGCAGCAAATTCCGCAGCGAGGCAAAACGTTGTTTATCGAGGTTGGGCCAGGGTCGACACTTACGGCGCTGGCCGCGCAACTTAAGTCGGCAGGGGCTACCACGGCAGTACGCACGTTGCCCCGGCGCGATGAAGCACAAAGTGAAAGTGCGGTTTGGTCGCAGGCATTGCAAAAAATTTGGCGCGCCAGCGTCAACATCAACTGGCAACGGCTGTGGGCATCGCCGCCGTCACGTATCGCGTTACCTATGTATCCCTTTGATCCCACCCAGTGGTGGCTGGGCGAGCATGACCTGCATGGGCCGGACGCCGAGAGAAACGCGACTGCCGCAACGGACAAATCTGATCCCACCATGGAAAGCGTCTGGCGTATCTGGGCCAGCGTCACGGGATTGCGACCCGACTCAAATCACTGTGATTTTTTTGACGCCGGCGGGCAATCGCTGATGGCGCTGCGTCTGATTGCTTTGATCGAGCAGGAGTTTGCTCAGGTTATCAGCATGGCTGACTTCTTACGACGCCCCACACCATGGGGGATAAGGCAACATTTAGAACCGGTTGGAGCAGTTGAGCAAAAATCCAATTAA
- a CDS encoding TetR/AcrR family transcriptional regulator codes for MRKTKEDLKTQILDTTIALFIEKGIEKVSTRELTERLSLSRSHIYYYFSNWQTLCIEALSRYMQNELDEFAAEIAELTPAEKIKSLVKNYLPDSQDAGWQLYSSLWQIAAHNRVYAELAESFTLKWDIYIAEIINEGTAAGHFRKVNSARVARQLSAMLNGYADVLCINASPDKQGEAVDDIMDFIQLTLC; via the coding sequence ATGAGAAAAACGAAAGAAGACCTGAAAACACAAATTCTGGACACGACGATTGCGTTGTTTATCGAGAAAGGAATCGAAAAGGTCAGCACGCGGGAGCTGACCGAACGCCTCAGTCTCTCACGCAGCCACATTTACTATTATTTCAGCAATTGGCAAACACTCTGTATTGAGGCGCTTTCTCGCTACATGCAGAATGAATTGGATGAGTTTGCTGCGGAAATAGCGGAGCTGACGCCCGCTGAAAAAATCAAATCCCTGGTCAAGAATTATCTTCCCGATTCGCAAGATGCCGGCTGGCAGCTTTACAGCTCTCTCTGGCAGATAGCGGCCCACAACAGGGTTTATGCTGAGCTCGCTGAGTCCTTTACCCTTAAATGGGATATCTATATTGCCGAGATCATTAACGAGGGGACAGCGGCAGGCCATTTCCGCAAGGTGAATTCGGCCCGGGTGGCGCGTCAGTTAAGCGCGATGCTCAACGGTTACGCCGATGTTTTATGTATCAACGCTTCACCCGATAAACAGGGTGAGGCGGTCGATGACATTATGGATTTTATTCAGTTAACTTTATGCTGA